One window from the genome of Megalobrama amblycephala isolate DHTTF-2021 linkage group LG4, ASM1881202v1, whole genome shotgun sequence encodes:
- the crybb3 gene encoding beta-crystallin B3 yields the protein MSDQQGVPDQQVAGKSQGGAGAVYKVSLYEFENFRGKKVELSAECKDLIEKNLEKVGSVIVESCPWVAFEQKGFLGEQFVLEKGEYPRWTTWTNSQSSNCLLSIRPLRVDSADHKLHLFENSGFAGRKMEIVDDDIPSLWVHGFQDRVASAKVVNGTWVGYMYPGYRGRQFVFEHGDYKHWNEWGATEPQLQSVRRVRDMQWHKRGCFPVPVPVPVPDPAPKPNPNPNPNPNPNPNPAPNPAPNPAPPAPTTTPASS from the exons ATGTCGGATCAGCAGGGAGTCCCAGATCAGCAAGTCGCTGGGAAGAGCCAAGGAGGAGCAGGAGCAGTTTACAAG GTCTCACTGTATGAATTCGAGAACTTCAGAGGAAAAAAGGTCGAGCTGTCAGCAGAATGCAAGGACTTGATTGAGAAGAACTTGGAAAAAGTTGGATCAGTCATAGTTGAGTCTTGCCC ATGGGTCGCCTTTGAGCAGAAAGGCTTTTTGGGAGAGCAGTTTGTTTTGGAGAAAGGAGAATATCCTCGCTGGACCACCTGGACCAACAGCCAGAGCAGCAACTGCCTCCTGTCCATTAGACCCCTGAGAGTG GACAGTGCCGACCACAAACTACATCTGTTTGAGAACAGCGGCTTTGCTGGAAGAAAGATGGAAATCGTGGATGATGACATTCCCAGCTTGTGGGTTCACGGCTTCCAGGACCGTGTGGCCAGTGCAAAAGTTGTCAATGGAAC GTGGGTGGGCTACATGTACCCTGGCTACCGCGGCCGTCAGTTCGTGTTTGAACATGGTGACTACAAACACTGGAACGAATGGGGAGCCACAGAACCACAGCTGCAGTCCGTCCGACGTGTACGCGACATGCAGTGGCACAAACGGGGCTGCTTCCCTGTCCCTGTCCCTGTCCCCGTCCCCGACCCAGCTCCCAAACCCAATCCCAACCCCAATCCAAACCCCAATCCTAACCCCAATCCCGCGCCCAATCCAGCCCCCAATCCCGCTCCTCCTGCCCCAACCACCACGCCTGCCAGCAGCTGA